In Silene latifolia isolate original U9 population chromosome 3, ASM4854445v1, whole genome shotgun sequence, a single window of DNA contains:
- the LOC141648625 gene encoding uncharacterized protein LOC141648625 — MVRYEHGKEFAVGQVFPNKASLSDEVTSYCVKANQFFKVAESKPNTITFKCGRIPTPCNWRLRATQKDFHSEVFTIVTYKGPHDESCVCDMVPQDHMNLKRAFISHEIRNLVEGDWGYKVNSVVTYILDNYGYTISYTKAWNAKQRAIEEIFGDWDKSYELLPRFMQSLKESNPGTIVQFYTTPTTNPNVQKFKRVFWAFKPCIDGFEHCRPVLSIDGTHLYGKFKGTIFDYVN; from the coding sequence ATGGTAAGATATGAACATGGGAAAGAGTTTGCGGTTGGACAAGTGTTCCCAAACAAAGCTTCACTTAGCGATGAGGTGACATCATATTGTGTTAAAGCAAATCAATTTTTCAAAGTTGCCGAATCAAAGCCTAATACTATTACCTTCAAATGTGGCCGGATTCCTACACCATGTAATTGGCGGTTAAGGGCTACACAAAAAGACTTTCATTCTGAAGTTTTTACCATTGTGACATACAAAGGTCCTCATGATGAGTCTTGTGTTTGTGACATGGTACCTCAAGACCACATGAATTTGAAACGAGCATTCATAAGTCATGAGATTCGTAACCTTGTTGAGGGAGATTGGGGATATAAAGTAAACTCTGTTGTTACTTATATTTTAGATAACTATGGTTACACAATTTCATACACCAAAGCTTGGAATGCAAAACAAAGAGCAATTGAGGAAATATTTGGAGATTGGGATAAATCATATGAGTTGCTACCTCGTTTCATGCAAAGCTTAAAAGAATCTAATCCTGGCACTATTGTTCAATTTTATACAACACCAACAACGAACCCAAATGTGCAAAAATTCAAGCGTGTTTTTTGGGCATTTAAACCATGTATTGATGGCTTTGAACATTGTCGGCCAGTTTTAAGCATTGATGGAACCCACTTATATGGAAAGTTCAAGGGAACAATTTTTGACTATGTCAATTGA
- the LOC141645898 gene encoding uncharacterized protein LOC141645898, whose translation MSEGCTNQVTTRRGSRPMSHGNHLHTVDLSKRTCTCNKFQIYKYPCSHVYAVCKKKGLNATQFVDIAYSTGEHLASYASKFHPLKDEAYWGPYNGPNPLGSQHQIRIDSLGRRWASVNRKRPEGVTTLIGYRDAFDSMRHDQFTWQPYTRQILSFLPEFCYDDSDDWTVMAPMICFDIVEWHFPNRVARQFEWKQFIPLNSNTEPNLHKVDKRGASSRNWIEKHQPYISNWVRRGDFRFRGEEDDIEMSYYDLYMVWYRDRTILRLNPFPPQATYQAPFGATQYLAHGFVNVHNTCDKELRQMPLEVPPHFRTMVSHLRDYSSQSLEHVGYSHLLQPTVEPREESSPMVQESLNSMNVDDDAPLVQYTRRARRSKSSMPARHSMSSMPSMSSMPAMSSIPSMSSMSPVNEQGTPEPKKGFWSRIRGKSKKKT comes from the exons ATGTCGGAGGGGTGTACCAACCAAGTCACAACACGTAGAGGTTCTCGACCCATGTCACATGGTAACCATTTGCACACCGTTGATTTATCCAAGAGGACATGTACTTGTAACAAGTTCCAAATATACAAGTATCCATGTTCACATGTGTATGCCGTTTGTAAAAAGAAGGGTTTAAATGCTACTCAATTTGTGGACATCGCCTATTCTACCGGAGAACACTTAGCTTCATATGCTTCTAAATTTCACCCTTTGAAAGATGAGGCTTATTGGGGTCCTTACAATGGGCCGAACCCATTAGGTTCTCAACATCAAATCAGGATTGACTCATTGGGTCGTAGGTGGGCAAGTGTGAATCGTAAGAGGCCGGAAGGGGTGACCACACTAATTGGGTATAGGGATGCTTTTGATTCAATGCGACATGATCAGTTTACATGGCAACCTTACACCCGACAGATTTTGTCTTTTTTGCCCGAGTTTTGTTATGATGACTCCGACGATTGGACAGTGATGGCACCTATGATTTGTTTCGACATTGTTGAGTGGCATTTTCCTAATAGGGTAGCTCGTCAATTTGAGTGGAAACAATTTATCCCTTTAAACTCTAATACCGAACCAAACTTGCACAAAGTTGACAAAAGGGGTGCCTCTTCACGGAATTGGATAGAAAAACATCAACCCTACATATCAAATTGGGTTAGAAGGGGTGATTTTCGGTTCCGTGGTGAAGAGGATGATATTGAAATGAGCTACTACGACCTTTACATGGTTTGGTACCGGGATCGCACTATTCTTCGCTTGAACCCTTTCCCTCCACAAGCTACTTATCAAGCACCATTTGGAGCCACACAATATCTT GCGCATGGTTTCGTCAATGTCCATAATACATGTGATAAGGAGCTTCGACAAATGCCTCTTGAGGTGCCTCCTCATTTCCGCACAATGGTTTCACACCTACGGGACTACTCCTCTCAATCGCTTGAACATGTAGGCTATTCCCATCTCCTTCAACCAACCGTGGAACCAAGGGAAGAAAGTTCACCAATGGTTCAAGAGTCCCTCAACTCAATGAATGTGGATGACGATGCACCATTGGTTCAATACACTAGGAGGGCTAGACGCTCTAAGTCATCCATGCCGGCTAGACACTCTATGTCTTCCATGCCTTCCATGTCTTCAATGCCGGCCATGTCTTCAATCCCTTCCATGTCTTCAATGTCACCCGTCAATGAACAAGGTACCCCGGAGCCTAAGAAAGGGTTTTGGAGTCGCATTCGAGGAAAAAGCAAGAAGAAGACTTGA